The following are from one region of the Quercus robur chromosome 1, dhQueRobu3.1, whole genome shotgun sequence genome:
- the LOC126723497 gene encoding G2/mitotic-specific cyclin S13-7-like isoform X2: MASRALVPLQQQRKGEGMQKNVPAEGRTRRVLQDIGNMVAERAVEVKLQAQPIARAFCTELIANAQAAAEKNKKPIKDALGAVAGYGVVVKKGGVATKVAAAQKIVKKPNPEEVIVISSDEEDESKCAGRRKSKEGPSRKNVKTLTAILTARSKAACGITKKPKDLIENIDAADVDNELSVAEYVDEMYKFYKETEDLSQVHDYMIKQTDINAKMRSILVDWLIEVHRKFELTPETLYLTINIVDRFLSIMAVSRRELQLVGISSMLIASKYEEIWAPEVNDFVCISDNAYLREQILVMEKTILEKLEWLMTVPTPYVFLVRYIKASVPSDKQMENMVFFLAELGLLHYPTITTYCPSKIAASAVYAARCTLGNSPFWNETLEHYTGYSECQLKDCAELLVSLHSVAAEGKLKAVHRKFTSSDRVAVALLTPAKSLSSKSSGRNST; encoded by the exons ATGGCTTCTAGAGCTCTTGTTCCTCTGCAACAACAACGCAAAG GTGAAGGAATGCAGAAGAATGTACCTGCAGAAGGAAGGACTAGGCGGGTTCTCCAAGATATTGGTAATATGGTTGCTGAGAGAGCTGTGGAAGTGAAGCTTCAAGCTCAGCCCATTgcaag GGCTTTTTGTACAGAACTAATTGCTAATGCACAAGCAGCGGCAGAGAAGAATAAG AAACCAATTAAAGATGCTTTAGGTGCAGTAGCTGGATATGGGGTCGTTGTGAAGAAAGGCGGTGTAGCAACAAAGGTGGCGGCAGCTCAGAAGATTGTCAAGAAGCCTAATCCTGAGGAGGTGATTGTAATTAGCTCAGATGAAGAGGATGAGAGTAAATGCGCTGGTAGAAGAAAATCAAAGGAAGGGCCTTCAAGGAAGAATGTCAAGACCCTCACTGCAATACTCACTGCACGAAGCAag GCTGCTTGTGGAATCACCAAAAAGCCCAAGGATCTGATAGAAAACATCGATGCTGCTGATGTTGACAATGAATTGTCGGTGGCTGAATATGTGGATGAAATGTACAAGTTCTACAAAGAGACTGAG GATTTGAGTCAAGTGCATGACTACATGATTAAGCAAACAGACATAAATGCTAAGATGAGATCAATCCTTGTAGACTGGTTGATAGAGGTTCATCGCAAATTTGAACTCACGCCAGAGACCTTGTATCTCACAATAAATATTGTGGATCGATTCCTTTCGATAATGGCAGTATCTAGGAGGGAACTGCAGTTGGTTGGAATCAGCTCAATGCTAATTGCAAGCAAGTATGAAGAGATTTGGGCACCAGAG GTCAATGACTTTGTTTGCATTTCAGACAATGCCTATCTTAGGGAACAGATATTGGTCATGGAGAAAACAATCTTGGAAAAGCTGGAATGGTTAATGACAGTCCCTACTCCTTATGTTTTCCTTGTTCGATATATCAAGGCCTCTGTGCCATCTGATAAGCAG ATGGAGAATATGGTGTTTTTCTTAGCTGAACTCGGTCTACTGCACTATCCTACTATAACTACATATTGCCCTTCAAAGATTGCTGCTTCTGCTGTTTATGCTGCACGATGTACCCTTGGCAACAGCCCTTTCTGGAATGAAACACTAGAGCACTACACAGGCTATTCTGAATGCCAGCTAAA GGATTGCGCAGAGCTCTTGGTAAGCTTACATTCTGTGGCTGCAGAAGGTAAGCTCAAGGCAGTGCATAGGAAATTCACAAGTTCAGATAGGGTTGCTGTTGCTCTTCTCACCCCAGCCAAAAGCCTGTCAAGCAAATCATCTGGAAGAAATTCAACTTAG
- the LOC126723497 gene encoding G2/mitotic-specific cyclin S13-7-like isoform X1: MASRALVPLQQQRKGEGMQKNVPAEGRTRRVLQDIGNMVAERAVEVKLQAQPIARAFCTELIANAQAAAEKNKLQKPIKDALGAVAGYGVVVKKGGVATKVAAAQKIVKKPNPEEVIVISSDEEDESKCAGRRKSKEGPSRKNVKTLTAILTARSKAACGITKKPKDLIENIDAADVDNELSVAEYVDEMYKFYKETEDLSQVHDYMIKQTDINAKMRSILVDWLIEVHRKFELTPETLYLTINIVDRFLSIMAVSRRELQLVGISSMLIASKYEEIWAPEVNDFVCISDNAYLREQILVMEKTILEKLEWLMTVPTPYVFLVRYIKASVPSDKQMENMVFFLAELGLLHYPTITTYCPSKIAASAVYAARCTLGNSPFWNETLEHYTGYSECQLKDCAELLVSLHSVAAEGKLKAVHRKFTSSDRVAVALLTPAKSLSSKSSGRNST, from the exons ATGGCTTCTAGAGCTCTTGTTCCTCTGCAACAACAACGCAAAG GTGAAGGAATGCAGAAGAATGTACCTGCAGAAGGAAGGACTAGGCGGGTTCTCCAAGATATTGGTAATATGGTTGCTGAGAGAGCTGTGGAAGTGAAGCTTCAAGCTCAGCCCATTgcaag GGCTTTTTGTACAGAACTAATTGCTAATGCACAAGCAGCGGCAGAGAAGAATAAG TTGCAGAAACCAATTAAAGATGCTTTAGGTGCAGTAGCTGGATATGGGGTCGTTGTGAAGAAAGGCGGTGTAGCAACAAAGGTGGCGGCAGCTCAGAAGATTGTCAAGAAGCCTAATCCTGAGGAGGTGATTGTAATTAGCTCAGATGAAGAGGATGAGAGTAAATGCGCTGGTAGAAGAAAATCAAAGGAAGGGCCTTCAAGGAAGAATGTCAAGACCCTCACTGCAATACTCACTGCACGAAGCAag GCTGCTTGTGGAATCACCAAAAAGCCCAAGGATCTGATAGAAAACATCGATGCTGCTGATGTTGACAATGAATTGTCGGTGGCTGAATATGTGGATGAAATGTACAAGTTCTACAAAGAGACTGAG GATTTGAGTCAAGTGCATGACTACATGATTAAGCAAACAGACATAAATGCTAAGATGAGATCAATCCTTGTAGACTGGTTGATAGAGGTTCATCGCAAATTTGAACTCACGCCAGAGACCTTGTATCTCACAATAAATATTGTGGATCGATTCCTTTCGATAATGGCAGTATCTAGGAGGGAACTGCAGTTGGTTGGAATCAGCTCAATGCTAATTGCAAGCAAGTATGAAGAGATTTGGGCACCAGAG GTCAATGACTTTGTTTGCATTTCAGACAATGCCTATCTTAGGGAACAGATATTGGTCATGGAGAAAACAATCTTGGAAAAGCTGGAATGGTTAATGACAGTCCCTACTCCTTATGTTTTCCTTGTTCGATATATCAAGGCCTCTGTGCCATCTGATAAGCAG ATGGAGAATATGGTGTTTTTCTTAGCTGAACTCGGTCTACTGCACTATCCTACTATAACTACATATTGCCCTTCAAAGATTGCTGCTTCTGCTGTTTATGCTGCACGATGTACCCTTGGCAACAGCCCTTTCTGGAATGAAACACTAGAGCACTACACAGGCTATTCTGAATGCCAGCTAAA GGATTGCGCAGAGCTCTTGGTAAGCTTACATTCTGTGGCTGCAGAAGGTAAGCTCAAGGCAGTGCATAGGAAATTCACAAGTTCAGATAGGGTTGCTGTTGCTCTTCTCACCCCAGCCAAAAGCCTGTCAAGCAAATCATCTGGAAGAAATTCAACTTAG